Proteins encoded within one genomic window of Misgurnus anguillicaudatus chromosome 18, ASM2758022v2, whole genome shotgun sequence:
- the LOC129429902 gene encoding MARVEL domain-containing protein 3 — MSQPAKNHRAQRERNGGDNGEKRERDPRSRRDNPNDQRSASDRTSSRSSNYPRGSRRQARSVPREEHDESKCSNICSRRGIVMICAVMTNALVLICIVAAHVSQLGMSAMGMGGGSFVDAMIPFEGTELQKVRDLDMQYGQLRAPGVYGGVAFSLTLGLISLMFVVSSSKPDHRIPRKLMNAQFVFQIIGAVGYVVAIGLYLHFVISVNSTDICRQRERLYARNGYTWMNCNVNGGDAAVALFGIITAILYTAGAVLTAQTIRDVGRYCKERDRYEAEQRNQPKHSQSSRLHPDTYV, encoded by the exons ATGAGCCAGCCAGCCAAAAACCATCGAgcgcagagagagagaaacggAGGAGACAATGgtgagaaaagagagagagatcctCGCAGCCGACGAGACAATCCTAATGACCAACGGTCAGCCAGTGACAG GACGTCCAGCCGGTCATCGAACTATCCACGAGGTTCTCGGAGACAAGCAAGGAGTGTTCCTCGAGAGGAACATGATGAATCAAAATGCTCTAATATCTGCTCCAGGAGAG GTATTGTGATGATATGCGCTGTCATGACCAACGCATTGGTGCTTATCTGCATAGTGGCTGCTCACGTGTCACAGTTGGGCATGTCTGCGATGGGCATGGGTGGCGGGAGCTTCGTTGACGCCATGATTCCTTTTGAAGGGACTGAGCTTCAGAAAGTACGTGATCTTGACATGCAGTATGGACAATTGAGAGCACCTGGAGTCTATGGGGGCGTGGCCTTCAGCCTCACGCTCGGTTTAATTTCACTCATGTTTGTCGTGTCCAGCAGCAAACCCGACCACCGGATTCCACGAAAGCTGATGAACGCACAGTTTGTGTTCCAAATAATCGGTGCGGTGGGGTACGTGGTTGCCATAGGTCTGTACCTGCATTTTGTGATTTCAGTAAACTCAACCGACATTTGCCGTCAACGTGAGCGGCTTTATGCCCGTAACGGATATACCTGGATGAACTGTAACGTAAACGGAGGGGACGCAGCTGTCGCACTTTTTGGAATCATAACAGCAATTTTGTACACCGCTGGGGCCGTTCTGACTGCTCAGACGATTAGGGATGTCGGTCGCTACTGTAAGGAGCGTGACCGTTACgaagcagaacaaagaaaccaACCTAAACATTCCCAGAGTTCACGTCTTCATCCTGATACTTATGTCTAG
- the mcm3l gene encoding MCM3 minichromosome maintenance deficient 3 (S. cerevisiae), like, with protein MESGFEDLELRESQREYLDFLDDDQDQGIYHEKVRSMVSEGQCRLIVNVNDLRRKSEKRAKELLKNAFVELVAFQRALKDLVASIDATYAKQFEEFHVGFEGSFGSKHVSPRTLSARFLGNLVCVEGIVTKCSLVRPKIMRSVHYCPATKKTLERKYTDLTSLDAFPSSAIYPTKDEENNPLETEFGLCCYKDHQTLTIQEMPEKAPAGQLPRSVDIIANDDLVDKVKPGDRVQIVGIYRCLPAKQGGFTSGTFRTILLANNVKLMSKEIVPTFSADDVAKIKKFCKTHSKNVFEQLSNSLAPSIHGHEYIKKAILCLLLGGNETNLENGTRIRGDINILLIGDPSVAKSQLLRYVLFTAPRAIPTTGRGSSGVGLTAAVTTDQETGERRLEAGAMVLADRGVVCIDEFDKMSDMDRTAIHEVMEQGRVTISKAWIQARLNARCRVLAASNPVYGRYDQYKTPMENIGLQDSLLSRFDLLFIVLDQMDPDSDREISEHVLLMHRYRAPGEPEGTAMPLGSTVDVFATEDPNITEAAEQELQIYEKKDNVLHGHRKKKEKVVTMEFIRKYIHVAKLVKPVLTQEASDYIAEEYSRLRSHDQVNSDSARTMPVTARALETMIRLATAHAKARMSKTTDLGDAEAALELMQFAYFKKILEKDKKRKVPEDSEMDVTQSQETESQRNVRKRSRISKDDDVEMTQDAEDSDPYDFTDDENTQTSQKSRPASQRTSQRKKGDISSDRMKVFKTALLKAFKVTRSQSVAVPELLAHINKGQDEEFDQNEVNLLLERMQDDNQVMVSENVVFLI; from the exons ATGGAATCTGGCTTTGAGGATCTTGAACTGAGAGAATCTCAGAGAGAGTATCTGGACTTTCTGGATGATGAT CAAGACCAGGGTATCTATCATGAAAAGGTAAGAAGTATGGTGTCTGAGGGTCAGTGTCGCCTCATTGTAAACGTCAATGACCTGCGTCGGAAAAGTGAAAAAAGAGCAAAAGA ATTACTGAAGAATGCTTTTGTTGAGCTGGTGGCGTTTCAGAGAGCCCTGAAGGATCTTGTGGCTTCAATAGATGCCACTTATGCAAAACAGTTTGAAGAGTTTCATGTTGGTTTTGAGGGAAGCTTCGGGAGCAAACATGTCTCTCCTCGAACTCTAAGTGCACGTTTTCTGGGGAATCTTGTGTGCGTGGAGGGCATTGTGACCAAAT GTTCCTTGGTGAGGCCCAAGATTATGCGTAGCGTCCACTATTGTCCAGCCACAAAGAAAACCCTGGAGCGAAAATACACAGATCTCACCTCATTGGATGCTTTTCCTTCCAGTGCCATTTATCCAACCAAA GATGAAGAGAACAATCCACTGGAGACAGAGTTTGGGCTTTGCTGCTATAAAGACCACCAGACGCTCACCATTCAGGAGATGCCGGAAAAAGCACCTGCTGGACAGCTGCCACGTTCGGTCGACATCATCGCAAATGATGACCTCGTGGACAAGGTCAAACCAGGTGACCGTGTGCAGATCGTAGGGATCTACCGTTGCCTGCCTGCAAAACAGGGTGGCTTCACTTCGGGAACCTTCAG AACGATCCTGTTGGCTAATAATGTGAAGCTTATGAGTAAGGAGATTGTGCCAACATTCTCTGCAGATGATGTTGCCAAGATCAAGAAGTTTtgcaaaactcattctaaa AATGTGTTTGAGCAGCTGAGCAACTCTTTGGCTCCCAGCATCCATGGCCATGAGTACATAAAGAAGGCAATTCTGTGTCTACTGTTGGGTGGCAATGAGACCAATTTGGAGAATGGCACGCGCATCCGAGGAgacattaatattttactaaTAG GTGATCCCTCAGTGGCAAAATCTCAGTTGCTGCGCTATGTTTTGTTCACGGCACCAAGAGCAATTCCCACCACAGGTCGAGGCTCATCTGGAGTGGGTCTGACGGCTGCCGTCACCACTGACCAGGAGACAG GTGAGCGTCGCTTGGAGGCGGGAGCCATGGTGCTTGCTGACAGAGGAGTGGTATGCATTGATGAATTTGATAAGATGTCTGATATGGACCGAACAGCCATCCATGAAGTGATGGAGCAGGGCAGGGTCACAATTTCCAAGGCCTGGATTCAGGCAAGGCTAAACGCTCGATGCAGAGTGTTAGCTGCTTCTAACCCAGTTTATGGACGG TATGACCAGTATAAAACTCCAATGGAGAACATCGGGCTCCAGGATTCCCTGCTCTCCCGTTTTGACCTACTTTTTATTGTTCTGGATCAGATGGATCCAGATAGCGATCGGGAGATCTCGGAGCATGTGCTGCTTATGCACCGGTATAGAGCACCTGGAGAGCCAGAAGGGACAG CGATGCCATTGGGAAGTACAGTGGATGTGTTTGCCACAGAGGATCCAAACATCACAGAGGCAGCTGAACAGGAACTACAGATCTATGAGAAGAAAGACAATGTCCTCCATGGCCACAGGaagaaaaa GGAGAAGGTAGTCACCATGGAGTTCATCAGGAAGTACATCCATGTTGCTAAGCTGGTGAAGCCGGTTTTGACCCAAGAGGCATCGGACTACATAGCAGAGGAGTATTCCAGACTCAGAAGCCATGACCAAGTCAACAGCGATTCAGCCAGG ACGATGCCTGTGACCGCTCGAGCTCTGGAGACCATGATCCGATTGGCTACGGCTCACGCCAAAGCCCGGATGAGTAAAACAACTGACCTGGGAGATGCAGAAGCCGCACTGGAACTCATGCAGTTTGCTTATTTCAAAAAG ATTCTTGAAAAGGATAAGAAGAGGAAAGTTCCTGAGGACTCAGAAATGGATGTTACTCAAAGCCAGGAGACTGAAAGTCAAAGAAATGTTCG GAAGCGCTCTCGCATCTCTAAAGATGATGATGTGGAAATGACCCAAGATGCAGAGGACTCAGATCCTTATGACTTCACAGATGATGAAAATA CTCAGACCAGTCAGAAGAGCAGGCCAGCATCTCAAAGGACCAGTCAGAGAAAGAAAGGTGACATCAGCTCGGACAG AATGAAAGTCTTTAAGACTGCTCTACTGAAGGCATTTAAGGTCACCAGGTCTCAATCTGTGGCAGTGCCTGAGCTTCTGGCTCACATTAATAAAGGCCAGGATGAGGAGTTTGACCAGAATGAGGTTAATCTATTGCTTGAACGCATGCAGGATGACAACCAGGTCATGGTATCGGAGAACGTGGTGTTTCTCATCTGA